The proteins below are encoded in one region of Peromyscus eremicus chromosome 10, PerEre_H2_v1, whole genome shotgun sequence:
- the Hopx gene encoding homeodomain-only protein yields the protein MSAETASGPTEDQVEILEYNFNKVNKHPDATTLCLIAAEAGLTEEETQKWFKQRLAQWRRSEGLPSECRSVTD from the exons ATGTCGGCGGAGACCGCGAGCGGCCCCACGGAGGACCAGGTGGAGATCCTGGAATACAACTTCAACAAGGTCAACAAGCACCCCGACGCCACCACGCTGTGCCTCATCGCCGCCGAGGCGGGCCTCACGGAGGAGGAGACACAG AAATGGTTTAAGCAGCGCCTGGCCCAGTGGCGGCGGTCAGAAGGCTTGCCCTCCGAATGCAGATCTGTTACGGATTAG